In Aliarcobacter faecis, a genomic segment contains:
- the bamA gene encoding outer membrane protein assembly factor BamA has translation MKNKVILLSLSCATLLSATTIKSIEYKDVNKLSPQVLAETIDMKVGDKLDENKLNEAVVKFYKYGYFEDVEVSNNGGNLLFKFKENPSVASVDIKGYKTRSEDIDNIKNIIKFKKGSMYTEKRVKEAENKLLSMLESEGFINSVVETEVETLGENAKKVTFYVNKGDEIIINNAQYHGAKNLGQSDFDDVTANKEKEFASWWFGQNTGELKLDQLKYDARRINDLYFEKGYLDADVKEPFLDIDFASNQAKLDFFVKEGEKYTTTDIKIFLDSSIVNPNDIYPELKLKVDKTFNIKKLRQDQEYIKTQVANQGYAFADVKFDLKKNEAEHTVDVVFSVVPGKKVYINDVKISGNTRTLDRVIRRDVYLAPGDLYNMTDFKDSTNKLKRSRFFEDVQIEEKRISDDKMDIVVKVTEAPTGSLMLGGGYGSYDKFMVNGSISDANIFGSGLALGLSADLSKRSSRFELSLKNPAIRDSDYNGEVEVHSTKNEIRRSRYDSDVRTKGFSIGAGKEVIRDTYVGAKYGLDFIKENYDYPIDSIVSQQKRFTDQDYINSSITPYVNFDNTDDFYFPREGWRSNISAEYAGVGGDSKYIKPSANFRYFYSLEDLTDLDWILRFKTQARILIDNGQINQGDSLYLGGPRTLRGYKSYAFPTNETGEKTDPYKKMWSNQFEISFPLVPSAKMRWGVFYDYGMIGQDSFNETKRSGTGALLEWVSPMGPLQLIFAKPIGKKPGDDTSSFEFSFGASF, from the coding sequence GTGAAAAACAAAGTAATACTTTTATCATTGAGTTGTGCAACATTACTTAGTGCAACAACAATCAAATCTATTGAATATAAAGATGTAAATAAATTATCTCCTCAGGTTTTAGCTGAAACAATAGATATGAAAGTTGGAGACAAACTAGATGAAAATAAACTAAATGAAGCTGTTGTAAAATTTTATAAATATGGTTATTTTGAAGATGTTGAAGTTTCAAATAATGGTGGAAATTTATTATTTAAATTTAAAGAAAACCCTTCAGTTGCTAGTGTTGATATTAAAGGGTATAAGACTAGAAGTGAAGATATTGATAATATAAAAAATATTATTAAATTTAAAAAAGGGTCTATGTATACTGAAAAAAGAGTAAAAGAGGCTGAAAATAAGCTTTTAAGTATGCTAGAGAGTGAAGGTTTTATAAACTCAGTTGTTGAAACAGAAGTAGAAACTTTAGGTGAGAATGCAAAAAAAGTTACTTTTTATGTAAATAAAGGTGATGAGATTATAATTAATAATGCTCAATATCATGGAGCAAAAAATTTAGGTCAAAGTGATTTTGATGATGTAACTGCAAATAAAGAAAAAGAGTTTGCTTCTTGGTGGTTTGGACAAAATACAGGTGAATTAAAACTAGATCAATTAAAATATGATGCAAGAAGAATAAATGACCTATATTTTGAGAAAGGTTATTTAGATGCAGATGTTAAAGAGCCATTTTTAGATATTGATTTTGCATCAAACCAAGCAAAATTAGATTTTTTTGTAAAAGAGGGAGAAAAATATACAACTACTGATATTAAAATATTTTTAGACTCTTCAATTGTTAATCCTAATGATATTTATCCAGAATTAAAGCTAAAAGTTGATAAAACTTTCAATATTAAAAAATTAAGACAAGATCAAGAGTATATTAAAACTCAAGTAGCAAATCAAGGTTATGCCTTTGCTGATGTTAAATTTGATTTGAAAAAAAATGAAGCTGAACATACTGTTGATGTTGTATTTAGTGTAGTTCCAGGAAAAAAAGTATATATAAATGATGTAAAAATTTCTGGAAATACTAGAACTTTAGATAGAGTTATTAGAAGAGATGTCTATTTAGCACCTGGTGATTTATATAATATGACAGATTTTAAGGACTCTACAAATAAACTAAAAAGATCAAGATTCTTTGAAGATGTACAAATTGAAGAGAAAAGAATTAGTGATGATAAAATGGATATTGTTGTAAAAGTAACTGAAGCACCAACAGGAAGTTTAATGCTAGGTGGAGGATATGGTTCTTACGATAAATTTATGGTAAATGGGTCTATTAGTGATGCAAATATTTTTGGTTCAGGGCTCGCGCTTGGACTAAGTGCTGACTTATCTAAAAGATCAAGTAGATTTGAGCTTAGCCTTAAAAATCCAGCTATAAGAGATAGCGATTATAATGGAGAAGTTGAAGTTCACTCGACAAAAAATGAGATTAGAAGAAGTAGATATGACTCTGATGTAAGAACAAAAGGGTTTTCTATTGGAGCAGGGAAAGAGGTAATTAGAGATACTTATGTTGGAGCTAAATATGGACTTGATTTTATTAAAGAAAATTATGATTATCCAATAGATAGTATAGTTTCTCAGCAAAAGAGATTTACAGACCAAGATTATATAAACAGTTCAATTACTCCTTATGTTAATTTTGATAATACAGATGATTTTTATTTTCCAAGAGAGGGATGGAGATCAAATATTTCAGCTGAATATGCTGGAGTTGGTGGAGATTCAAAATATATAAAACCAAGTGCTAATTTTAGATATTTCTATTCTTTAGAGGATTTAACTGATTTAGATTGGATTTTAAGATTTAAAACACAAGCTAGAATTTTAATAGATAATGGTCAAATAAATCAAGGAGATTCACTGTATCTTGGGGGTCCTAGAACACTAAGAGGGTATAAGTCTTATGCATTCCCTACTAATGAAACTGGAGAAAAAACAGATCCATATAAAAAAATGTGGTCAAACCAATTTGAAATTAGTTTTCCTCTAGTTCCTAGTGCAAAAATGAGATGGGGAGTATTTTATGATTATGGTATGATAGGACAAGATTCTTTTAATGAAACAAAAAGATCAGGAACAGGAGCACTTTTAGAGTGGGTTTCACCTATGGGTCCTCTACAACTTATCTTTGCTAAACCAATTGGTAAAAAACCAGGAGATGATACATCTTCATTTGAGTTCTCATTCGGAGCAAGCTTCTAA
- a CDS encoding M16 family metallopeptidase, whose product MSAMIKHININNIDIPVIFEEQKSLPILNLQLIFKNAGYIKDKNNLGLANLSSKILNEGTKELGATKFAEKLDDNAITINSAIGLETLTIELSSLKEKSNLALELLNTLLKSPNFSNEALSKVKTLVTGSIKRKENDFDDVASKGLNALLYSGTPLANPASGTIESISKINLKNIEEFLSNSLVLNNLVIVAGGDIAFEELEKAISPILKGLKIGEKEQNSKIEFISQKQEKELLKPTEQAYIYFGSNFNANSQDEDNYKAKVASFILGGSGFGSRLMEEIRVKRGLAYSAYSNININRSYSSFSGYLQTKNESYKEAKDIVISLVEEFVKNGVTKEELNAAKNFLSGSEPLRTETLAQRLNRAFMLDFRGLSQDYPKIELEKIQNLTLEDLNNYIKTHTELNNLTFFIVRK is encoded by the coding sequence ATGAGTGCAATGATAAAGCATATAAATATAAATAATATTGATATCCCAGTAATTTTTGAAGAACAAAAATCACTACCAATTTTAAATTTACAACTAATTTTCAAAAATGCTGGTTACATAAAAGATAAAAATAATTTAGGTTTGGCAAATCTATCTTCAAAAATTTTAAATGAAGGTACAAAAGAGTTAGGAGCTACAAAGTTTGCAGAAAAACTAGATGATAATGCCATAACTATTAATAGTGCTATTGGTTTAGAAACTCTTACTATAGAACTTTCAAGTTTAAAAGAGAAATCAAATTTAGCGCTTGAATTATTAAATACTCTTTTAAAATCTCCAAATTTTTCAAATGAAGCTTTAAGCAAGGTAAAAACTTTAGTTACAGGAAGTATTAAAAGAAAAGAGAATGATTTTGATGATGTAGCTAGTAAAGGTTTAAATGCCCTACTTTATAGTGGAACTCCTTTAGCAAATCCTGCTAGTGGAACAATTGAATCTATTTCTAAAATTAATTTAAAAAATATAGAAGAGTTTTTATCTAACTCTTTAGTTTTAAATAACTTAGTTATTGTAGCAGGAGGAGATATAGCTTTTGAAGAGCTTGAAAAAGCTATATCTCCTATTCTAAAAGGTTTAAAGATTGGAGAAAAAGAGCAAAATTCTAAGATAGAGTTTATCTCACAAAAACAAGAGAAAGAGCTTTTAAAACCAACAGAACAAGCTTATATATATTTTGGTTCAAACTTTAATGCAAATAGTCAAGATGAAGATAATTATAAAGCAAAAGTTGCTTCATTTATTTTAGGTGGTTCTGGATTTGGTTCAAGACTTATGGAAGAAATAAGAGTTAAAAGAGGTTTAGCATATAGTGCTTACTCAAATATAAATATAAATAGGTCTTATTCTAGCTTTAGTGGTTATTTACAAACAAAAAATGAAAGCTATAAAGAGGCAAAAGATATTGTAATATCTTTGGTTGAAGAGTTTGTAAAAAATGGAGTAACAAAAGAGGAATTAAATGCTGCTAAAAACTTTTTAAGTGGAAGTGAACCACTTAGAACAGAAACTTTGGCTCAAAGATTAAATAGAGCTTTTATGCTAGATTTTAGAGGTTTAAGTCAAGATTACCCAAAAATTGAACTTGAAAAAATCCAAAATTTAACTTTAGAAGATTTAAACAACTACATAAAAACTCATACAGAGTTAAATAATTTAACATTTTTTATTGTAAGGAAATAA
- a CDS encoding dehypoxanthine futalosine cyclase, translating into MTKKVEVNLNKRLSKEEALDLIKNTSLLELSRLASAKKLELHSEKLTTFIVDRNINYTNVCWVDCKFCAFYRHKKDDDSYVLKFDEIDKKIDELLAIGGTQILFQGGVHPNLKIDYYEELVNHIHTKYPQITIHGFSAIEIDFIAKVSKISILEVLKRLQAKGLSSVPGAGAEILSDRVRDIIAPKKLDTAKWLEVHKTAHSIGMKTTATMMFGTVETDEEIIEHWDLIRKLQDETGGFRAFIMWSFQGENTELLEEIPDIKPQSSNRYLRLLAVSRLYLDNFKNLQSSWVTQGSYIGQMALKFGANDLGSTMMEENVVKAAGAVNRMNQDEMIRLIKDIDEFPAKRDTAYNIIERF; encoded by the coding sequence ATGACAAAAAAAGTAGAAGTTAATTTAAATAAAAGATTAAGTAAAGAAGAAGCTCTTGATTTAATCAAAAATACTTCTTTATTAGAGTTAAGTCGTCTTGCAAGTGCAAAAAAACTAGAACTTCATAGTGAAAAACTAACAACTTTTATAGTAGATAGAAATATAAACTATACAAATGTTTGTTGGGTTGATTGTAAATTTTGTGCATTTTATAGACACAAAAAAGATGATGATAGCTATGTTTTAAAATTTGATGAAATTGATAAAAAAATTGATGAACTTCTTGCTATTGGTGGAACACAAATTCTTTTTCAAGGTGGAGTTCATCCAAATTTAAAAATAGATTATTATGAAGAGTTAGTAAATCACATTCATACAAAATATCCACAAATTACAATTCATGGTTTTTCAGCAATTGAAATTGATTTTATAGCAAAAGTATCAAAAATATCTATTTTAGAAGTTTTAAAAAGGCTTCAAGCAAAAGGTTTAAGTTCAGTTCCAGGTGCTGGAGCTGAAATTTTAAGTGATAGAGTAAGAGATATAATTGCTCCTAAAAAACTTGATACTGCAAAATGGCTAGAAGTTCATAAAACTGCACATAGTATTGGTATGAAAACAACAGCAACTATGATGTTTGGAACTGTTGAAACAGATGAAGAGATTATTGAACATTGGGATTTAATACGAAAATTGCAAGATGAGACAGGTGGTTTTAGAGCATTTATTATGTGGAGTTTTCAAGGAGAAAATACTGAACTTTTAGAGGAAATTCCCGATATTAAACCTCAATCTTCAAATAGGTATTTAAGACTTCTTGCAGTTTCAAGACTATATTTAGATAATTTTAAGAATCTTCAAAGCTCTTGGGTTACTCAAGGTTCATATATTGGTCAAATGGCTCTAAAATTTGGTGCAAATGATTTGGGAAGTACAATGATGGAAGAGAATGTTGTAAAAGCAGCAGGAGCAGTAAATAGAATGAATCAAGATGAAATGATAAGATTAATCAAAGATATAGATGAGTTTCCAGCAAAAAGAGACACAGCTTACAATATAATAGAGAGATTTTAA